ACTACTGCTCAATTTTTTTACTTTTATCGATTAAAGATAGAAATACACGATGCGAGCAATCAAATTTCATAACATCACCATGAGTTTGGTCCGAAGCATGAGTGTTTACAATGTTCGAACACCTTATACAGTTCTTATACATACTTTATAAATTATTTCCCAAACTGTTTTGATACACTCACTAACAGATACTCTATAGAAGGAAAAGTTATCCACTTATGCACATTTATAGTTTTCAGAATTGTGGATAATTAGAAATTACACACAAAGTTATACTATTTTTAGCAACATATTCACAGGTATTTGACATATAGAGAACTGAAAAAGTATAATTGTGTGGATAAGTCGTCCAACTCATGATTTTATAAGGATTTATTTATTGATTTTTACATAAAAATACTGTGCATAACTAATAAGCAAGATAAAGTTATCCACCGATTGTTATTAACTTGTGGATAATTATTAACATGGTGTGTTTAGAAGTTATCCACGGCTGTTATTTTTGTGTATAACTTAAAAATTTAAGAAAGATGGAGTAAATTTATGTCGGAAAAAGAAATTTGGGAAAAAGTGCTTGAAATTGCTCAAGAAAAATTATCAGCTGTAAGTTACTCAACTTTCCTAAAAGATACTGAGCTTTACACGATTAAAGATGGTGAAGCTATCGTATTATCGAGTATTCCTTTTAATGCAAATTGGTTAAATCAACAATATGCTGAAATTATCCAAGCAATCTTATTTGATGTTGTAGGCTATGAAGTTAAACCTCACTTTATTACTACTGAAGAATTAGCAAATTATAGTAATAATGAAACTGCTACTCCAAAAGAAACAACAAAACCTTCTACTGAAACAACTGAGGATAATCATGTGCTTGGTAGAGAGCAATTCAATGCCCATAACACATTTGACACTTTTGTAATCGGACCCGGTAACCGCTTTCCACATGCAGCGAGTTTAGCTGTGGCCGAAGCACCAGCCAAAGCGTACAATCCATTATTTATCTATGGAGGTGTTGGTTTAGGAAAAACCCATTTAATGCATGCCATTGGTCATCATGTTTTAGATAATAATCCAGATGCCAAAGTGATTTACACATCAAGTGAAAAATTCACAAATGAATTTATTAAATCAATTCGTGATAACGAAGGTGAAGCTTTCAGAGAAAGATATCGTAATATCGACGTCTTATTAATCGATGATATTCAGTTCATACAAAACAAGGTACAAACACAAGAAGAATTTTTCTATACTTTTAATGAATTGCATCAGAATAACAAGCAAATAGTTATTTCGAGTGATCGACCACCAAAGGAAATTGCACAATTAGAAGACCGATTACGTTCACGCTTTGAATGGGGGCTAATTGTTGATATTACGCCACCAGATTATGAAACTCGAATGGCAATTTTGCAGAAGAAAATTGAAGAAGAAAAATTAGATATTCCACCAGAAGCTTTAAATTATATAGCAAATCAAATTCAATCTAATATTCGTGAATTAGAAGGTGCATTAACACGTTTACTTGCATATTCACAATTATTAGGAAAACCAATTACAACTGAATTAACTGCTGAAGCTTTAAAAGATATCATTCAAGCACCAAAATCTAAAAAGATTACCATCCAAGATATTCAAAAAATTGTAGGCCAGTACTATAATGTTAGAATTGAAGATTTCAGTGCAAAAAAACGTACAAAGTCAATTGCATATCCGCGTCAAATAGCTATGTACTTGTCTAGAGAGCTTACAGATTTCTCATTACCTAAAATTGGTGAAGAATTTGGTGGGCGTGATCATACGACCGTCATTCATGCTCATGAAAAAATATCTAAAGATTTAAAAGAAGATCCTATTTTTAAACAAGAAGTAGAGAATCTTGAAAAAGAAATAAGAAATGTATAAGTAGGAAACTTTGGGAAATGTAATCTGTTATATAACAGCACTAATGATAACAATCATTTTTTACATTTCTATATGCTAATGTGGCAAGATGAGCAAAACTCATTTTGTGGATAATGTTTAAAAGTCATACACACCATACACAAGTTATCAACATGTGTATAACTTCGCCAAATCTATGTTTTTAAGACTTATCCACCAATCCACAGCACCTACTACTATTACTAAGAACTTAAAACCTATATAATTATATATAAACGACTGGAAGGAGTTTTAATTAATGATGGAATTCACTATTAAAAGAGATTATTTTATTACACAATTAAATGACACATTAAAAGCTATTTCACCAAGAACAACATTACCTATATTAACTGGTATCAAAATCGATGCGAAAGAACATGAAGTTATATTAACTGGTTCAGACTCTGAAATTTCAATAGAAATCACTATTCCTAAAACTGTAGATGGCGAAGATATTGTCAATATTTCAGAAACAGGCTCAGTAGTACTTCCTGGACGATTCTTTGTTGATATTATAAAAAAATTACCTGGTAAAGATGTTAAATTATCTACAAATGAACAATTCCAGACATTAATTACATCAGGTCATTCTGAATTTAATTTAAGTGGCTTAGATCCAGATCAATATCCTTTATTACCTCAAGTTTCTAGAGATGACGCAATTCAATTGTCGGTAAAAGTGCTTAAAAACGTGATTGCACAAACAAATTTTGCAGTGTCCACCTCAGAAACACGCCCAGTACTAACTGGTGTGAACTGGCTTATACAAGAAAATGAATTAATATGCACAGCGACTGACTCACACCGCTTGGCTGTAAGAAAGTTGCAGTTAGAAGATGTTTCTGAAAACAAAAATGTCATCATTCCAGGTAAGGCTTTAGCTGAATTAAATAAAATTATGTCTGACAATGAAGAAGACATTGATATCTTCTTTGCTTCAAACCAAGTTTTATTTAAAGTTGGAAATGTGAACTTTATTTCTCGATTATTAGAAGGACATTATCCTGATACAACACGTTTATTCCCTGAAAACTATGAAATTAAATTAAGTATAGACAATGGGGAGTTTTATCATGCGATTGATCGTGCCTCTTTATTAGCGCGTGAAGGTGGTAATAACGTTATTAAATTAAGTACAGGTGATGACGTTGTTGAATTGTCTTCTACATCACCAGAAATTGGTACTGTAAAAGAAGAAGTTGATGCAAACGATGTTGAAGGTGGTAGCCTGAAAATTTCATTCAACTCTAAATATATGATGGATGCTTTAAAAGCAATCGATAATGATGAGGTTGAAGTTGAATTCTTCGGTACAATGAAACCATTTATTCTAAAACCAAAAGGTGACGACTCGGTAACGCAATTAATTTTACCAATCAGAACTTACTAAAAATAAATATAAATAAAGGATGACGTGATTAATTAAAACGTCATCCTTTATTTTTTGGCAAAAATAATTCTAGGTGCGTATGTAAAATAAATTTGGCAGCATTTTAAACAGCAAATAAAAGACGCCAATTAAATTTATGACAAATGTATCCAAAATTTAATAAGTGTGCTTATATGCCCTTTAAATTTAAAATTTTAATAGTCAATAACAAGTTGAATATAAAAGTTAAACGCCGTTAAATAGCGTTAAAAAATTGAAAATGACAGTATTGCCAAAAAATAAGAATTAATTATTTATA
The genomic region above belongs to Staphylococcus aureus and contains:
- the dnaA gene encoding chromosomal replication initiator protein DnaA, producing the protein MSEKEIWEKVLEIAQEKLSAVSYSTFLKDTELYTIKDGEAIVLSSIPFNANWLNQQYAEIIQAILFDVVGYEVKPHFITTEELANYSNNETATPKETTKPSTETTEDNHVLGREQFNAHNTFDTFVIGPGNRFPHAASLAVAEAPAKAYNPLFIYGGVGLGKTHLMHAIGHHVLDNNPDAKVIYTSSEKFTNEFIKSIRDNEGEAFRERYRNIDVLLIDDIQFIQNKVQTQEEFFYTFNELHQNNKQIVISSDRPPKEIAQLEDRLRSRFEWGLIVDITPPDYETRMAILQKKIEEEKLDIPPEALNYIANQIQSNIRELEGALTRLLAYSQLLGKPITTELTAEALKDIIQAPKSKKITIQDIQKIVGQYYNVRIEDFSAKKRTKSIAYPRQIAMYLSRELTDFSLPKIGEEFGGRDHTTVIHAHEKISKDLKEDPIFKQEVENLEKEIRNV
- the dnaN gene encoding DNA polymerase III subunit beta, producing the protein MMEFTIKRDYFITQLNDTLKAISPRTTLPILTGIKIDAKEHEVILTGSDSEISIEITIPKTVDGEDIVNISETGSVVLPGRFFVDIIKKLPGKDVKLSTNEQFQTLITSGHSEFNLSGLDPDQYPLLPQVSRDDAIQLSVKVLKNVIAQTNFAVSTSETRPVLTGVNWLIQENELICTATDSHRLAVRKLQLEDVSENKNVIIPGKALAELNKIMSDNEEDIDIFFASNQVLFKVGNVNFISRLLEGHYPDTTRLFPENYEIKLSIDNGEFYHAIDRASLLAREGGNNVIKLSTGDDVVELSSTSPEIGTVKEEVDANDVEGGSLKISFNSKYMMDALKAIDNDEVEVEFFGTMKPFILKPKGDDSVTQLILPIRTY